A region of Cygnus olor isolate bCygOlo1 chromosome W unlocalized genomic scaffold, bCygOlo1.pri.v2 SUPER_W1, whole genome shotgun sequence DNA encodes the following proteins:
- the LOC121062904 gene encoding uncharacterized protein LOC121062904: protein MIEANSLPPGTSAQRAEIIALTRALELSEGKNVNIWTDSKYAFGVVHVHGALWKERGMLSSQGTNIKYQEEILKVITAVQKPQQVAIMHCKAHQGGASEIAEGNRLADLTAQKVAREVWKVMALIPSKIGLSCSNLPKDPKYSAEDERLANLMKARKNSDGWYVTTTGQVIVPPVVMGEILQTKHNECHWGAEAMVTYLKRGVISVHMLTMAKSVMSKCELCLKNNPVARKHAEMGRTRTGIEPGDYWQIDFVELPKARGYKYLLVGVDTFSGWPEALPCRTNQAKETVKWLLQEIIPRFGVPLGISSDRGPHFIANVVKEVSRLLGITQNILSHLLHPRLIVLALISRHGGINKIVD, encoded by the exons ATGATTGAGGCAAACTCCCTACCTCCGGGAACTTCAGCCCAACGAGCAGAAATAATTGCCCTGACACGAGCCCTGGAACTAAGCGAGGGTAAGAATGTGAATATATGGACAGATTCGAAATATGCATTTGGAGTAGTTCATGTACATGGGGCATTATGGAAAGAAAGGGGAATGCTATCCTCACAAGGGACTAATATAAAATACcaagaagaaatattgaaaGTAATAACAGCTGTACAGAAACCCCAACAGGTAGCTATAATGCATTGTAAAGCCCATCAAGGAGGGGCGTCAGAGATTGCAGAAGGTAACAGACTGGCAGATTTGACGGCCCAGAAGGTTGCGCGCGAAGTATGGAAAGTAATGGCTCTAATTCCATCAAAGATAGGCCTTTCTTGTTCTAATTTACCTAAAGACCCAAAGTATTCGGCAGAAGATGAGAGACTTGCGAATTTGATGAAGGCTCGGAAGAATTCTGACGGATGGTATGTGACTACGACAGGGCAAGTCATAGTGCCTCCTGTAGTAATGGGAGAAAtcttacaaacaaaacataacgAGTGTCACTGGGGTGCAGAAGCAATGGTGACTTATTTGAAACGGGGTGTCATCTCGGTACACATGTTAACAATGGCAAAGTCAGTAATGTCAAAGTGCGAGCTTTGCTTAAAGAATAATCCGGTAGCAAGGAAACATGCTGAGATGGGAAGAACTAGGACTGGGATAGAGCCTGGAGATTACTGGCAAATTGACTTTGTGGAATTACCTAAAGCAAGAGGCTACAAATACCTATTGGTAGGGGTTGATACTTTCTCAGGATGGCCGGAGGCCCTTCCCTGTCGCACCAACCAAGCAAAGGAAACGGTAAAATGGTTACTACAGGAAATAATCCCTAGATTTGGTGTACCGTTGGGTATTTCTTCAGACAGGGGACCACATTTTATTGCCAATGTGGTTAAGGAGGTTAGTAGGTTACTGGGA ATCACCCAGAACATCCTGTCCCATTTACTCCACCCCCGCCTTATAGTACTAGCACTAATAAGTAGGCATGGAGGTATCAATAAGATAGTAGACTAA